In Pelmatolapia mariae isolate MD_Pm_ZW linkage group LG13, Pm_UMD_F_2, whole genome shotgun sequence, a genomic segment contains:
- the si:dkey-174i8.1 gene encoding LOW QUALITY PROTEIN: arylsulfatase I (The sequence of the model RefSeq protein was modified relative to this genomic sequence to represent the inferred CDS: inserted 5 bases in 3 codons; substituted 2 bases at 2 genomic stop codons) has product MTGRSSSLFILVIGATLFFSLACQDEDTFMESVKTEEVEKPRLPHFIFIMLDDQGYGDIGYHGSDIHTPVLDQLAAEGVKLENYYVQPICSPSRSQLMTGRYQIHTGLQHSIIRPRQPLCLPPDIPTLPERLAEAGYATHXVGKWHLGFCRPSCLPTGCGFQSFLGTLTGSGDHFSYQRCDGAEACGFDLHDGDRPAWEMAGNYSTLFYIDRVKQILKRHDPHTPLFLYLSLQAAHTPXEVPDHFLHLYDSQCNRLRRHYAAMLSCLDSRVAQVVQELKTQVLYENSVLIYSSDNGGQPLSGGSNWPLRGGKGTYWEGGIXGLWKGIVSRALIHVSDWYPTLLGLAGARQSHHGLDGHDVWGSISEGLPCPRTEILFNIDPVSRKAGEPYDKALILNGFGIWDTAVRXSIEAGDWKLLTGNVGDGDXIPPQALPGGPERWKKLEKRRNELGKSVWLFNVSADPYERYDLAEAHPEVVKHLLTRLAEYNQTTVMARNPPDDPMADPELHGGAWSPWLGLEGDNEKEESRKEKMIKIRHCKLCKLKALFKKVGSCLQRKASF; this is encoded by the exons ATGACGGGAAGAAGCTCCTCTTTGTTTATTCTTGTGATTGGTGCAACCTTGTTCTTTAGCCTTGCCTGTCAGGATGAAGACACGTTTATGGAAAGTGTGAAAACAGAGGAGGTTGAAAAGCCCAGGCTACCTCACTTTATCTTCATTATGTTGGACGACCAGGGCTATGGAGACATTGGTTACCACGGCTCAGACATCCACACTCCAGTACTGGACCAGCTGGCAGCAGAGGGGGTTAAACTGGAAAATTATTATGTCCAACCTATCTGCTCACCTTCTCGCAGTCAACTCATGACAGGGCG CTACCAAATTCACACTGGACTCCAGCATTCAATCATCCGCCCACGTCAACCGCTGTGCCTGCCCCCTGATATTCCCACCCTGCCAGAGCGTCTGGCTGAAGCCGGATACGCCACACA GGTGGGTAAGTGGCACCTGGGCTTCTGCAGGCCAAGCTGCTTGCCAACAGGATGTGGCTTTCAGAGTTTCCTGGGCACATTGACTGGCAGTGGAGATCATTTCTCCTATCAGAGATGTGACGGGGCAGAAGCTTGTGGATTTGACCTGCATGATGGAGACAGGCCTGCCTGGGAGATGGCTGGGAACTACTCCACTCTCTTCTACATAGACAG AGTGAAGCAGATCTTGAAGAGACACGACCCACATACACCACTCTTCCTCTATCTCTCCCTTCAGGCCGCCCATACGCCGTAGGAGGTACCAGACCATTTTCTTCACCTTTATGATTCCCAGTGCAATCGTCTCAGGCGTCATTATGCAGCCATGCTGAGCTGCCTGGACAGCAGGGTTGCACAAGTGGTCCAGGAACTAAAGACTCAAGTGCTCTATGAAAACTCTGTACTCATCTACTCTTCTGATAACGGTGGGCAGCCACTCTCGGGGGGAAGCAACTGGCCACTGAGAGGTGGCAAAGGAACCTACTGGGAAGGGGGTAT TGGGCTGTGGAAAGGTATAGTAAGCAGAGCACTGATTCATGTCTCTGACTGGTATCCTACTTTACTGGGGCTTGCTGGAGCCCGGCAGTCCCACCATGGCCTTGATGGTCATGATGTTTGGGGAAGCATCAGTGAAGGTCTTCCCTGTCCTCGCACTGAAATTCTTTTCAACATTGACCCAGTTTCTAGGAAAGCTGGGGAACCATATGACAAGGCATTGATACTCAATGGCTTTGGGATCTGGGACACAGCCGTGA GCAGCATTGAGGCTGGTGACTGGAAGTTGTTGACAGGAAATGTGGGTGATGGGGACTAGATACCACCACAAGCACTTCCTGGTGGTCCAGAACGTTGGAAGAAACTTGAGAAGAGACGCAATGAGCTGGGGAAGTCAGTGTGGCTTTTTAATGTCAGTGCAGACCCTTACGAGAGGTATGATTTGGCAGAAGCTCATCCAGAGGTAGTAAAACATCTCCTGACCAGGCTGGCAGAGTACAACCAGACAACTGTGATGGCCAGGAATCCACCAGATGATCCAATGGCTGACCCAGAGCTCCATGGAGGGGCATGGAGCCCCTGGCTGGGCCTGGAAGGGGATAATGAAAAGGAGGAGagcaggaaagaaaagatgataaAGATTAGGCACTGCAAATTATGTAAGTTAAAAGCCCTCTTCAAAAAGGTGGGATCATGCCTGCAGAGGAAGGCCTCATTCTAA